From Clavelina lepadiformis chromosome 9, kaClaLepa1.1, whole genome shotgun sequence, the proteins below share one genomic window:
- the LOC143470075 gene encoding SH3 and cysteine-rich domain-containing protein 2-like isoform X2 — translation METAESVRKSKSQSSKAVEQIPKILLEGVELNADNCNFSNILNKRNAEKNPKDGEQSRLPSTTSFKRCPEMLSKFLFGDNKEQKEISLNHHVFIKYKFKKATFCDVCQRLLLDYCEKRSSLMSGNMEPQRDGLRCKICKSNLHFTCTDAIEPCKGSPLGSFNFNRRLSPSSSSELTCAASDDGVDSVYQVLKEGLVLRACSDPPNSKLIRGSSVESTSGLSAAENGSSHSSPSRVRMHKRKLVHQVSDPTFGRQNDKKLGSHVEKAEVEGSSSSSLPNSRVSFALTSPTSQSNSKANKSLTRQADTKRTKDNSSRNEYEKLAEGGNLFVALHKYMPQHEEDLSLRLGDRICLTDDKDDSWWIGECGNNTGYFPAKFVMPLRPREEVHICVHSTVMRDANNREVPLKKNQVVAVKRDWPKQDEYHVFARSCDAEGYLRKDDLRPL, via the exons ATGGAAACTGCGGAGAGTGTGAGAAAATCAAAATCCCAGTCAAGTAAAGCAGTCGAACAAATTCCCAAGATCTTGTTAGAG GGAGTCGAGTTGAATGCTGACAACTGCAATTTCTCTAATATTCTTAATAAAAGAAATGCAGAGAAAAatccgaaagatggtgaacaaTCTCGACTGCCGAGTACAACATCCTTCAAGCGGTGTCCAG AGAtgttatcaaaatttttattcggGGACAACAAGGAACAAAAGGAGATCTCCCTCAATCATCACGTTTTCATCAAATATAAGTTCAAGAAAGCGACATTCTGCGATGTCTGTCAACGACTCTTACTGG ATTACTGCGAGAAGAGGAGTTCTTTGATGTCAGGAAACATGG AACCACAGCGTGACGGCCTTCGGTGCAAGATATGTAAATCCAACTTACACTTCACTTGCACAGATGCCATAGAACCATGCAAGGGAAGTCCG ctCGGTTCGTTCAACTTCAATCGGCGTCTCTCCCCTTCGTCGTCTTCTGAGCTCACCTGCGCTGCTAGTG aTGACGGCGTCGATTCCGTTTATCAAGTTCTCAAGGAAGGCCTAGTCCTTCGTGCATGCAGTGACC CTCCAAACTCTAAACTCATTAGAGGAAGCTCCGTTGAATCCACATCGGGACTCTCTGCCGCTGAGAACGGGTCCAGTCACTCATCGCCTTCCCGAGTGCGCATGCACAAAAGGAAACTCGTCCATCAGGTCTCCGACCCTACGTTTGGACGCCAA AACGACAAAAAATTGGGAAGTCACGTTGAAAAGGCTGAAGTGGAAGGAAGTTCGTCGTCGTCGCTGCCCAATTCTCGAGTTAGTTTTGCTCTGACGTCACCCACAAGCCAATCAAActcaaaagcaaataaatcaTTGACTCGACAAG CGGATACCAAAAGGACAAAAGATAACTCAAGCCGCAACGAG TACGAAAAGTTGGCCGAAGGAGGCAATTTATTCGTGGCACTACACAAATATATGCCTCAGCATGAAGAAGACTTGAGCCTGAG GCTCGGAGACAGAATCTGTCTCACTGACGACAAAGACGACAGCTGGTGGATT GGCGAATGTGGCAACAACACAGGGTACTTTCCCGCTAAATTCGTGATGCCGTTGCGGCCACGCGAGGAAGTCCACATCTGTGTGCACTCAACTGTGATGAGAGATGCGAACAACAGGGAAGTTCCGCTGAAGAAGAATCAG GTGGTCGCCGTGAAACGCGATTGGCCGAAACAGGACGAGTACCACGTCTTCGCCAGATCTTGCGATGCCGAGGGTTATCTCAGAAAGGACGACTTAAGACcactgtga
- the LOC143470075 gene encoding uncharacterized protein LOC143470075 isoform X1 — protein sequence MSEEVIKEVVAQESGLLPVVGLSPKLAHSTEFSEITGNGKNDSLDNKVEAETPETMVIDSAENINVSGDKTEQKSKTIPRRSSLASFRKLFQKHSRSLSASPASKSTKFENGFDEGKRLTKSDRDSSPGIPLTPGDDDIFEGDSPKLYHARQSSEPSTATTSQNRGKLRHTHTLPAFFISPQSSIEEKSELSPGMKLWRKLGSFNFNRRLSPSSSSELTCAASDDGVDSVYQVLKEGLVLRACSDPPNSKLIRGSSVESTSGLSAAENGSSHSSPSRVRMHKRKLVHQVSDPTFGRQNDKKLGSHVEKAEVEGSSSSSLPNSRVSFALTSPTSQSNSKANKSLTRQADTKRTKDNSSRNEYEKLAEGGNLFVALHKYMPQHEEDLSLRLGDRICLTDDKDDSWWIGECGNNTGYFPAKFVMPLRPREEVHICVHSTVMRDANNREVPLKKNQVVAVKRDWPKQDEYHVFARSCDAEGYLRKDDLRPL from the exons ATGTCGGAGGAAGTAATCAAGGAAGTTGTCGCCCAGGAAAGTGGATTATTACCAGTGGTGGGGTTATCTCCAAAGCTTGCTCACTCCACCGAGTTTTCTGAAATTACGGGCAACGGGAAAAACGATTCTTTGGATAACAAAGTAGAAGCTGAAACTCCAGAGACAATGGTCATTGACTCGGCAGAGAACATTAACGTGAGCGGCGATAAAACggaacaaaaaagtaaaaccaTTCCGCGGCGTTCGTCGCTCGCCAGTTTCCGCAAGCTCTTCCAAAAGCACTCGAGAAGTTTAAGCGCAAGTCCAGCGAGCAAAAGTACCAAGTTTGAAAACGGTTTCGATGAGGGCAAGCGCTTAACCAAATCGGACCGTGATAGCAGTCCCGGGATTCCCCTGACTCCTGGTGATGATGACATTTTCGAGGGAGATTCCCCAAAATTATACCACGCAAGACAAAGTTCGGAACCAAGTACGGCTACTACGTCACAGAATAGGGGGAAATTACGTCATACACACACGCTTCCGGCGTTTTTTATTTCGCCACAAAGCTCGATTGAAGAGAAGAGCGAATTGTCCCCTGGGATGAAGTTATGGCGCAAG ctCGGTTCGTTCAACTTCAATCGGCGTCTCTCCCCTTCGTCGTCTTCTGAGCTCACCTGCGCTGCTAGTG aTGACGGCGTCGATTCCGTTTATCAAGTTCTCAAGGAAGGCCTAGTCCTTCGTGCATGCAGTGACC CTCCAAACTCTAAACTCATTAGAGGAAGCTCCGTTGAATCCACATCGGGACTCTCTGCCGCTGAGAACGGGTCCAGTCACTCATCGCCTTCCCGAGTGCGCATGCACAAAAGGAAACTCGTCCATCAGGTCTCCGACCCTACGTTTGGACGCCAA AACGACAAAAAATTGGGAAGTCACGTTGAAAAGGCTGAAGTGGAAGGAAGTTCGTCGTCGTCGCTGCCCAATTCTCGAGTTAGTTTTGCTCTGACGTCACCCACAAGCCAATCAAActcaaaagcaaataaatcaTTGACTCGACAAG CGGATACCAAAAGGACAAAAGATAACTCAAGCCGCAACGAG TACGAAAAGTTGGCCGAAGGAGGCAATTTATTCGTGGCACTACACAAATATATGCCTCAGCATGAAGAAGACTTGAGCCTGAG GCTCGGAGACAGAATCTGTCTCACTGACGACAAAGACGACAGCTGGTGGATT GGCGAATGTGGCAACAACACAGGGTACTTTCCCGCTAAATTCGTGATGCCGTTGCGGCCACGCGAGGAAGTCCACATCTGTGTGCACTCAACTGTGATGAGAGATGCGAACAACAGGGAAGTTCCGCTGAAGAAGAATCAG GTGGTCGCCGTGAAACGCGATTGGCCGAAACAGGACGAGTACCACGTCTTCGCCAGATCTTGCGATGCCGAGGGTTATCTCAGAAAGGACGACTTAAGACcactgtga
- the LOC143470086 gene encoding alpha-tocopherol transfer protein-like: MNTDLPHTLASSLLISTTYEISADMEGRYQCNLTSELMKIATSTLNEPADNNDRLRAIDRLRASYEAKAYGPLVRSDDLFLLRFLRARKFDRKRSLKLLRKYHVIREELPQVFSKIAKPWALNHVMESGMMYVASKKTTHRESVFIYRPQQRDREVKLFDVFAYGVVSAEKLLEDEEFQICGGILIDDLKHLQLGRVTELSLKCLKLLLQIWQDAMPVTITSMHICNQSKVMNLCYGLAKPFLKRRFTDKMYIHRNLGKLHIRVNPEVLPPCLGGSGLSLEDGNKLWLKKLNED; this comes from the coding sequence ATGAATACCGACCTACCTCATACTCTGGCTTCAAGTCTGTTGATTTCAACAACCTACGAGATTTCGGCTGATATGGAGGGAAGATATCAATGTAACCTCACATCCGAGTTGATGAAGATAGCCACCAGTACTCTGAACGAGCCTGCTGATAATAACGACCGCCTGAGAGCGATAGATCGGCTTAGAGCAAGCTATGAGGCCAAGGCTTATGGGCCGCTTGTTAGATCAGACGACCTCTTCCTGCTCAGGTTTCTTCGAGCAAGGAAGTTTGACCGGAAACGAAGTTTGAAACTCTTACGAAAGTATCACGTGATCAGGGAAGAATTACCGCAAGTGTTCTCGAAAATCGCAAAGCCTTGGGCGCTCAATCACGTGATGGAAAGCGGCATGATGTACGTGGCGAGCAAAAAAACGACGCACAGAGAGTCAGTTTTCATCTACCGACCGCAACAGCGAGACAGAGAGGTAAAACTCTTTGATGTATTCGCTTATGGAGTTGTCAGTGCAGAGAAGCTTCTAGAAGACGAAGAGTTCCAGATCTGCGGAGGAATTTTGATAGATGACCTGAAGCATCTTCAGCTTGGACGAGTCACCGAGCTCTCATTAAAATGTCTCAAATTGCTTCTTCAGATTTGGCAAGATGCGATGCCGGTCACCATAACTTCGATGCACATTTGTAATCAGAGCAAGGTCATGAACCTCTGCTACGGTTTGGCCAAACCGTTTCTTAAACGAAGATTCACCGACAAAATGTACATTCACAGGAACCTAGGAAAGCTTCACATCCGTGTGAACCCGGAAGTCCTTCCGCCATGTCTAGGAGGAAGTGGATTGAGTTTGGAAGATGGCAATAAACTTTGGCTGAAGAAGCTTAACGAAGACTAG